The Fimbriimonas ginsengisoli Gsoil 348 genome window below encodes:
- the rpsK gene encoding 30S ribosomal protein S11 → MARKAVQKGKQKERKNIPVGVAHIRATFNNTLITITDPGGNTISWASAGNVNFKGSRKGTPFAAQVAADKASRLAQEHGLRRVDVQVRGPGSGRETAIRSLQASGLEVSSIVDVTPLPHNGCRPPKRRRV, encoded by the coding sequence ATGGCAAGAAAAGCAGTCCAGAAAGGCAAGCAGAAGGAGCGGAAGAATATTCCGGTTGGCGTCGCCCACATTCGCGCGACGTTCAACAACACCCTTATCACCATCACCGATCCGGGAGGAAACACGATCTCCTGGGCGAGCGCCGGCAACGTGAACTTTAAGGGTTCGCGAAAGGGCACTCCGTTCGCCGCGCAGGTCGCCGCCGATAAGGCGAGCCGACTGGCGCAGGAGCACGGCCTTCGCCGAGTCGACGTTCAGGTTCGCGGCCCCGGCTCCGGCCGTGAAACGGCGATCCGTTCCCTTCAGGCATCGGGCCTCGAAGTGTCGAGCATCGTCGACGTCACCCCGCTTCCGCACAACGGCTGCCGACCGCCGAAGCGACGCCGAGTCTAA
- the secY gene encoding preprotein translocase subunit SecY: MSLPSGFGGGGADWGGRGDKGLALPLSETLRAAWADPDLRSRILFVLTMFSVFAFGVHVAVPIPGLRPEDLTSQLDNPMFQMLNMFGGGALRRISIFSLGLNPYITASIIMQILYTAVPKWKQEMQDGGEYARSQQNKKTRYLTIALCLIQGWGLLQILNGVPQIAALGVPLKLVTLLFWTAGAMFMLWLGEQISERGIGNGVSLMIFAGIILSLPGTVEQLFKGVQAHAVPFYSPIVVIGVFLLATWFIVYFTTAQRRIPIQHMRRMVGTRMMGGQTSYLPLSVNMAGVMPIIFAVSLLGLPYQFSMMMGGQKTPVGNFLYEAASYLQPNSTSPLKAVLASILYTAMIFFFTYFWTAIQYNVEDISNNLKRGGSFIPGVRPGKQTKDFLDGVISRITVVGAAFISVVALLQYISPRLAGISSQQVNVIGGTSLLIMVSVALETMRQIEANLLMKQYGQ, from the coding sequence GTGAGCCTTCCCTCCGGTTTCGGAGGGGGAGGCGCCGACTGGGGCGGGCGAGGCGACAAGGGCCTCGCCCTTCCGCTGTCGGAGACACTCCGGGCGGCATGGGCCGATCCGGACCTGCGCTCGCGCATTCTGTTCGTGTTGACAATGTTCTCCGTGTTCGCCTTCGGCGTGCACGTCGCGGTGCCGATTCCCGGCCTGCGGCCGGAGGACCTCACCAGTCAGCTCGATAACCCGATGTTCCAGATGCTGAACATGTTCGGCGGCGGCGCCCTGCGGAGGATCTCGATCTTCTCGCTCGGCCTGAACCCGTACATTACGGCGTCGATCATCATGCAGATCCTGTACACCGCGGTTCCTAAGTGGAAGCAGGAGATGCAGGATGGCGGCGAGTACGCCCGGAGCCAGCAGAACAAGAAGACGCGCTATCTGACGATCGCCCTCTGCCTTATCCAAGGTTGGGGTCTGCTCCAGATTCTGAACGGCGTTCCGCAGATCGCGGCGCTCGGCGTCCCGCTCAAGCTGGTGACGCTGCTGTTCTGGACGGCGGGCGCGATGTTCATGCTGTGGCTGGGAGAGCAGATCTCCGAGCGCGGCATCGGCAACGGCGTCTCGCTGATGATCTTCGCGGGCATCATACTGTCGCTGCCCGGCACGGTCGAGCAGTTGTTCAAGGGGGTTCAAGCGCACGCCGTTCCGTTCTACAGCCCGATCGTAGTGATTGGAGTTTTCCTCCTCGCGACCTGGTTCATCGTTTACTTCACCACCGCCCAGCGCCGGATTCCGATCCAGCATATGCGGCGAATGGTGGGAACGCGGATGATGGGCGGACAGACGAGCTACTTGCCGCTCTCGGTAAACATGGCCGGCGTTATGCCGATCATTTTCGCGGTGTCGCTGCTCGGTCTCCCCTATCAGTTCTCGATGATGATGGGCGGCCAAAAGACGCCGGTCGGCAACTTCTTGTATGAGGCCGCCTCGTACCTTCAGCCGAACTCCACCTCGCCCCTCAAGGCGGTTCTGGCGTCGATCCTGTATACGGCGATGATCTTCTTCTTCACGTATTTCTGGACCGCGATCCAGTACAACGTGGAGGACATCAGCAACAACCTCAAGCGCGGCGGCTCGTTCATTCCGGGCGTGCGCCCGGGCAAGCAGACGAAGGACTTCCTCGACGGCGTGATCTCACGTATCACCGTCGTCGGCGCCGCCTTCATCTCGGTAGTCGCGCTGCTCCAGTACATCTCACCGCGCCTCGCGGGAATCTCTTCCCAACAAGTGAACGTCATCGGCGGCACCTCGCTGCTGATCATGGTCAGCGTGGCGCTAGAAACGATGCGCCAGATCGAAGCGAACCTGTTGATGAAGCAGTACGGGCAGTAG
- a CDS encoding DNA-directed RNA polymerase subunit alpha, translating into MPHISTLDIQQDYGKFVLEPLERGYGQTIGNALRRVLLSSIQGAAIAAIRVDKVFHEFAPIPGVKEDTIQLVLNLKDVAIRATGEAAQNEQVLRIDVKGPGRVTGADIITPEGVEVVNPEVYIATISDSNSSLTMEMYVNWGAGYTLPEKQERYKGMIGVIPTGSQYTPVKKVNYTVESTRVGMRTDYERLVLDVWTNGAVTPNDAISQAAHILDKYFRMFFDLGQAGFEDEAEITEDMSDEMLKNVPDLRIEELDFSQRTFNCLRRAGILNLKNLAVATESDLTAIRGFGKKSLLEVRDKLAEHGLELKPPKGGYRSALDTLDDEDDEDF; encoded by the coding sequence ATGCCCCACATCTCTACCCTTGACATCCAGCAAGACTACGGCAAATTCGTGCTCGAACCCCTCGAGCGCGGATACGGCCAGACCATCGGCAACGCGCTTCGACGCGTGCTGCTGAGTTCGATCCAGGGCGCGGCGATCGCCGCCATCCGGGTCGATAAGGTCTTCCACGAGTTCGCTCCCATTCCTGGCGTCAAGGAAGACACCATCCAGCTCGTCCTCAACCTAAAGGACGTGGCAATCCGGGCAACCGGAGAGGCCGCGCAGAACGAGCAGGTGCTCCGCATCGACGTGAAGGGTCCGGGCCGCGTTACCGGCGCCGACATCATCACTCCGGAAGGGGTCGAAGTCGTCAATCCCGAGGTTTACATCGCTACCATCAGCGACTCCAACTCCAGCCTTACCATGGAGATGTACGTCAACTGGGGCGCTGGCTACACTCTGCCGGAGAAGCAGGAGCGGTACAAGGGCATGATCGGAGTGATTCCGACCGGCTCACAGTACACCCCGGTGAAGAAGGTCAACTACACGGTCGAGTCGACCCGCGTCGGTATGCGTACCGACTACGAGCGGCTTGTGCTGGACGTTTGGACCAACGGCGCCGTCACCCCGAACGACGCGATTTCGCAGGCCGCCCACATTCTCGACAAGTATTTCCGAATGTTCTTCGATCTCGGCCAGGCCGGTTTCGAGGACGAGGCGGAAATCACCGAGGACATGTCGGACGAGATGCTGAAGAACGTTCCCGATCTTCGGATCGAGGAGCTCGACTTCTCGCAACGAACCTTCAACTGTCTGCGCCGCGCCGGGATCTTGAACCTCAAGAATCTCGCCGTGGCCACCGAAAGCGACCTGACGGCGATCCGAGGCTTCGGTAAGAAGTCGCTGCTCGAAGTTCGCGACAAACTGGCCGAGCACGGACTCGAACTGAAGCCGCCGAAGGGTGGTTACCGTTCCGCGCTCGATACCCTCGACGACGAAGACGACGAGGACTTCTGA
- a CDS encoding adenylate kinase, which produces MSLRLILIGPPGVGKGTQSALLSSRLGLRALSSGEIFRREIEAETDLGRLAKRYIDHGELVPNGVTIEMMAKRLRSEDVRKHGFVLDGFPRTVRQAEALDEILFEMEMGLDKVVSIEVPVETIVHRLAGRMGCTKCGEIYNSRNKPPKREGLCDKCNGPLFTRSDDQEGTIRERLRTFRENTAPVIDYYERTGSLERVDGSVGPEETYAQIAGRVGV; this is translated from the coding sequence ATGAGCCTAAGACTTATCCTAATCGGCCCTCCCGGCGTCGGGAAGGGGACGCAGAGCGCCCTTCTTTCATCCCGTTTGGGTCTGCGCGCGCTTTCCTCGGGGGAGATCTTTCGCCGGGAGATCGAGGCCGAGACGGATCTCGGGCGGCTTGCCAAACGATACATCGACCATGGCGAGCTTGTGCCGAACGGGGTAACCATCGAAATGATGGCCAAACGGCTCCGCTCCGAAGATGTGCGGAAACATGGGTTCGTCTTGGACGGCTTTCCCCGAACCGTGCGACAGGCGGAGGCGTTGGATGAAATCCTTTTCGAGATGGAGATGGGGCTCGACAAGGTCGTCTCGATCGAAGTCCCGGTCGAGACGATCGTCCACCGCCTCGCCGGACGTATGGGATGCACCAAGTGCGGCGAGATCTATAACAGCCGCAACAAGCCTCCGAAGCGGGAAGGGCTTTGCGATAAGTGCAACGGACCGCTCTTCACTCGGTCCGACGACCAGGAAGGGACGATCCGCGAGCGCTTGCGTACATTCCGGGAGAACACGGCGCCGGTCATCGATTATTACGAGAGGACCGGTTCCCTGGAGCGAGTGGACGGAAGCGTGGGCCCGGAAGAGACCTATGCGCAAATTGCGGGCAGGGTGGGCGTGTGA
- the rpsI gene encoding 30S ribosomal protein S9 → MAATQQNYGTGRRKCAIARVWMTPGEGKISINGREFKEYLGRPVLEILVKSPFVHLGMDGRFDIKATVKGGGITGQAGAIRLGISRALVEMDETLRKELRAGGYMTRDSRVKERKKYGRKKARRGFQFVKR, encoded by the coding sequence ATGGCAGCCACTCAACAGAATTACGGCACCGGCCGGCGCAAATGCGCTATCGCCCGTGTCTGGATGACCCCCGGCGAGGGGAAGATTTCAATCAACGGTCGCGAGTTCAAGGAGTACCTGGGACGCCCAGTGCTCGAGATCCTCGTCAAATCCCCCTTCGTCCACCTTGGTATGGACGGCCGGTTCGACATTAAAGCGACGGTCAAGGGCGGAGGGATCACCGGCCAAGCCGGCGCGATTCGACTCGGCATCTCCCGCGCCCTCGTCGAGATGGACGAGACGCTACGCAAGGAGCTCCGAGCCGGCGGCTACATGACCCGCGACTCGCGAGTCAAAGAGCGGAAGAAGTACGGACGGAAGAAGGCCCGACGCGGCTTCCAGTTCGTCAAGCGCTGA
- the rplM gene encoding 50S ribosomal protein L13, which yields MNRTYVNKEGSIERKWFVVDAAGIPVGRLAAQVAQVLRGKHKPTFAYNADCGDFVIIINAEKVVLTGGKKDELIYWHTGWPGGLKNVSRGDMLENDPVKMVEKAVWGMTPKTKLGKALFKKLKVYKGSEHPHEAQNPQPLNVRKEK from the coding sequence ATGAACCGAACCTACGTTAATAAGGAAGGAAGCATCGAGCGCAAGTGGTTTGTGGTCGACGCCGCGGGAATCCCCGTGGGTCGCCTCGCCGCCCAAGTCGCCCAGGTGCTGCGAGGCAAACATAAGCCGACCTTCGCCTACAACGCCGACTGTGGCGATTTCGTTATCATCATCAATGCCGAAAAGGTCGTCCTGACCGGCGGAAAGAAAGATGAGCTGATCTACTGGCACACTGGTTGGCCCGGCGGCCTCAAGAACGTGAGCCGCGGCGACATGCTGGAGAACGACCCGGTGAAGATGGTCGAAAAGGCCGTCTGGGGCATGACCCCTAAGACCAAGCTCGGCAAAGCGCTCTTCAAGAAGCTCAAGGTCTACAAGGGCTCCGAGCATCCCCATGAGGCTCAAAACCCTCAGCCGCTTAACGTTCGTAAGGAGAAGTAA
- a CDS encoding MFS transporter — protein sequence MANPLTTTEPATPNKALLRRPTVLRLLIVALLAEIGYAVLNLSTMTIYLRDDRHFGEATVGWVVVSFLLVEALFKSPMGHLADRFGPKMFMLLGPAMSAVTAVLSLVVPRTGGAPFEVFLFILLRAIDGLGAAMLWPAAFLRMNDAVADDERQQGMSLMNLCYMLGIAVAFPLGGAANDIATQILQRHGMGPIRWAALILASSLFAAVAIAVWRLVPSGKPKHAHVEEVATNEVGLADFLKSMRQIPSYLLLATVTFAGIGFPMVIFKLFPVDQFGFSETQIGFLILPGAAVLAACSVPMSKFGEKIGRVKAVHLGLGLCTIGMAAIGSGMFLPLLRQPWLLALGGIPVGIGFLLAIPAWMASVSDIDPQRRGTNIGAVMTAQGLGAIVGAPIGSAMYEKLQPLGRQLGLTEAFGRYSPFVGCAVCLLIGWLISLRILKPRSEAV from the coding sequence ATGGCGAACCCACTAACCACGACCGAACCGGCAACGCCGAACAAGGCGCTGCTGCGACGGCCGACGGTTCTGCGCCTTCTGATCGTCGCCCTTCTCGCCGAAATCGGCTACGCCGTGCTGAACCTCAGCACGATGACGATCTACCTCCGCGACGACCGCCACTTTGGCGAAGCGACCGTCGGCTGGGTTGTAGTCTCCTTCCTCTTGGTCGAAGCGCTCTTCAAGAGCCCCATGGGGCACCTGGCCGATCGGTTCGGCCCCAAGATGTTCATGCTCCTCGGTCCGGCGATGAGCGCAGTCACGGCCGTTCTCAGCCTCGTCGTACCACGAACGGGTGGAGCTCCATTTGAGGTCTTCCTCTTCATCCTGCTGCGAGCGATCGACGGCCTCGGCGCCGCTATGCTCTGGCCCGCGGCATTCCTACGGATGAACGATGCCGTCGCCGACGACGAGCGCCAGCAGGGGATGTCGCTCATGAACCTCTGCTACATGCTGGGAATCGCCGTCGCCTTCCCTCTCGGCGGCGCCGCCAACGATATTGCGACCCAGATCCTGCAGCGCCATGGAATGGGCCCGATCCGCTGGGCGGCGCTTATCCTTGCCTCCTCCCTGTTCGCCGCGGTGGCCATCGCAGTTTGGCGGCTCGTCCCGTCGGGCAAACCGAAACATGCCCACGTGGAGGAAGTCGCGACCAACGAAGTGGGGCTGGCAGACTTTCTCAAGTCGATGCGGCAGATCCCGAGCTATCTCCTCCTAGCCACGGTCACTTTCGCCGGCATCGGCTTTCCAATGGTGATCTTCAAACTGTTTCCGGTCGACCAGTTCGGCTTTAGCGAAACTCAGATCGGATTCCTAATCCTCCCCGGCGCTGCCGTACTAGCCGCCTGCAGCGTCCCGATGTCCAAGTTCGGGGAGAAGATCGGCCGGGTCAAAGCGGTTCACCTCGGCCTTGGCCTATGCACTATTGGCATGGCGGCCATCGGCAGCGGGATGTTCTTGCCGCTGCTGCGGCAGCCATGGCTCCTCGCATTGGGAGGCATCCCGGTCGGCATCGGTTTCCTGTTGGCGATTCCCGCCTGGATGGCCAGCGTCAGCGATATCGACCCTCAGAGGCGGGGAACGAACATCGGCGCCGTAATGACCGCTCAAGGGTTGGGGGCGATCGTCGGCGCCCCGATCGGATCCGCGATGTACGAAAAACTGCAGCCGCTGGGACGGCAATTGGGCCTTACCGAGGCATTCGGCCGTTACTCCCCTTTCGTCGGCTGCGCCGTCTGCCTCCTGATCGGCTGGCTCATTAGCCTAAGAATCCTAAAACCGCGTAGCGAAGCCGTATAG
- the infA gene encoding translation initiation factor IF-1 has product MARRRPPYKPQQDKEKGIELEGVVLENLPNARFRVKLDETEQEILAHVSGKMRMNYIRILPGDRVRVELSPYDLTMGRIVYRYK; this is encoded by the coding sequence ATGGCCAGACGACGACCGCCGTATAAGCCGCAGCAGGATAAGGAAAAGGGAATCGAGCTCGAGGGCGTAGTTCTCGAGAACCTTCCCAACGCGCGATTTCGCGTGAAGCTCGATGAGACCGAGCAGGAGATCCTGGCGCACGTAAGCGGCAAGATGAGGATGAACTACATCCGAATCCTCCCTGGCGACCGCGTCCGAGTAGAGCTCAGCCCGTACGACCTCACGATGGGTCGAATCGTCTACCGATACAAGTAG
- a CDS encoding SAM-dependent methyltransferase: MPRTRLSSSFRDPSGFVFREGDTLLRAVSPSYLPHLGHLTNSGLYADLVKANLLIPHEELVTSTSEAGVLLKPEPVKFISYPYEWSFGQLKDAALTTLEIQRRALGFGMWLKDASAYNIQRHGGRSLLIDTLSFELYEEGAPWPAYRQFCEHFLAPLALMGLVDIRLGRLQREYIDGIPLDLASRLVPAMTKLNVGLAIHLHAHARAQVAHAGAGTNTNSGRVAKNGLLAIVDSLRTTVERLDWKPKGTPWADYYSDTNYGEEAFAEKRRLVSQMLESIEPKPESVWDLGANTGEFSLLATDRGIDTVSWDIDPGAVERNYRKNRSNDRLYPLLQDLTNPSPGLGWGNRERDGLAGRSPAGAIMALALVHHLAIGNNVPLSEVAGYFAELAPWAIVEFVPKSDSQVQRLLSTRKDIYADYSAAGFEEAFCEPFDIVKRAPISGSDRTLYLLKRRTD, encoded by the coding sequence GTGCCTAGGACGCGGCTCTCGTCCTCTTTTCGCGATCCGAGCGGGTTTGTATTTCGAGAAGGGGACACCCTCCTTCGCGCCGTCAGCCCTTCTTACCTGCCCCACCTTGGCCATCTGACCAACTCAGGCCTCTACGCCGATCTTGTAAAGGCCAACCTTCTGATTCCTCACGAAGAGCTTGTAACTAGCACCTCCGAAGCGGGCGTCTTGCTCAAGCCGGAGCCGGTCAAGTTCATCTCGTATCCTTACGAGTGGTCGTTTGGCCAACTCAAAGACGCCGCCCTTACGACGCTGGAGATTCAGCGACGGGCGCTCGGCTTTGGAATGTGGTTGAAAGACGCATCTGCCTATAACATTCAGCGGCACGGTGGCCGTAGCCTCCTCATCGACACCCTGTCGTTCGAACTCTACGAGGAAGGCGCTCCCTGGCCGGCCTACCGGCAGTTCTGCGAGCACTTCCTGGCTCCCTTGGCGTTGATGGGTCTGGTCGATATTCGGCTTGGCCGGCTTCAACGGGAGTACATCGACGGGATCCCGCTCGATTTGGCCTCTCGCCTCGTCCCGGCGATGACGAAACTCAACGTCGGACTTGCCATCCACCTCCACGCCCATGCCCGCGCCCAGGTTGCCCATGCCGGGGCTGGGACGAATACCAACTCCGGCCGGGTCGCCAAGAATGGCCTCCTCGCCATCGTCGACAGTCTCCGCACAACCGTCGAACGTCTCGACTGGAAACCGAAAGGGACTCCCTGGGCCGACTATTACAGCGATACCAACTACGGCGAGGAGGCGTTTGCGGAGAAGCGGAGGCTAGTCTCGCAAATGCTGGAGTCGATCGAACCAAAGCCGGAATCGGTGTGGGATCTGGGCGCCAATACCGGCGAGTTCTCGCTTCTCGCCACCGACCGCGGAATCGACACCGTCTCTTGGGATATCGATCCCGGCGCGGTCGAGCGGAACTACCGGAAAAACCGGAGCAACGACCGTCTTTACCCGTTGCTCCAGGATTTGACAAACCCGAGTCCCGGCCTGGGGTGGGGGAATCGGGAGAGAGACGGTCTCGCCGGACGATCGCCTGCCGGAGCGATCATGGCGCTCGCCCTCGTCCACCATCTCGCCATCGGCAACAACGTGCCTTTATCCGAGGTGGCGGGCTACTTCGCCGAACTCGCGCCTTGGGCCATCGTGGAGTTCGTCCCAAAATCGGATTCGCAGGTTCAGCGCCTTCTCTCGACCAGGAAGGATATTTACGCGGACTACAGCGCGGCCGGGTTCGAGGAGGCGTTTTGCGAACCGTTCGACATCGTAAAGCGAGCCCCCATCTCGGGAAGCGACCGCACGCTGTACCTGCTTAAGAGGCGGACCGATTGA
- the rpsM gene encoding 30S ribosomal protein S13, which produces MARIAGIDLPREKAVLYALPLLYGIGKHNVHDLVAKANIDPRKKIRDLTEAEIGHLREILDREYQIEGDLRREVNGNIRRLMEIGCYRGLRHRRGLPTRGQNTRHNARTRKGKPKTVAGKKKAKK; this is translated from the coding sequence ATGGCGAGAATTGCAGGTATCGACCTTCCGCGCGAAAAGGCAGTCCTTTACGCGCTTCCGTTGCTTTACGGCATCGGCAAGCATAACGTCCACGATTTGGTCGCCAAGGCCAACATCGACCCGCGGAAGAAGATCCGGGACCTGACCGAAGCCGAGATCGGCCACCTCCGCGAGATCCTCGATCGCGAGTATCAGATCGAGGGAGACCTTCGACGCGAAGTGAACGGCAACATCCGCCGTCTGATGGAGATCGGCTGCTACCGCGGTCTTCGTCATCGACGCGGCCTGCCGACCCGCGGCCAGAACACCCGCCACAACGCTCGAACCCGCAAGGGCAAGCCGAAGACGGTCGCCGGCAAGAAGAAGGCCAAGAAGTAG
- the rplQ gene encoding 50S ribosomal protein L17: MRHLVDHRKLGLPSDQRMALLTNLQRQFIRHGYTRTTMGRAKELQRLVEKLITLTKMEDGIEARRRARKVLVGHSSSSPKPEKLLAGKTQGEKTQILADRSLINGEDLVAHLFNEIGPRFKDRPGGYTRITRLGPRRGDGAPEAVLELVI; this comes from the coding sequence ATGAGACACCTAGTCGACCACCGAAAGCTTGGGCTACCGTCGGACCAGCGCATGGCCCTGCTGACGAACCTGCAGCGCCAGTTCATCCGCCACGGCTATACCCGTACCACCATGGGCCGAGCGAAGGAGCTTCAACGACTCGTCGAGAAGCTCATCACCCTCACCAAGATGGAGGACGGAATCGAGGCGCGTCGACGCGCTCGCAAAGTCCTCGTCGGCCACAGCAGCAGCTCGCCCAAACCCGAGAAGCTCCTCGCCGGCAAAACCCAGGGTGAGAAGACGCAGATTCTGGCCGACCGAAGCCTTATCAACGGCGAAGACCTCGTAGCTCACCTGTTCAACGAGATCGGCCCCCGATTTAAGGATCGCCCGGGCGGATACACCCGAATTACCCGACTCGGCCCGCGCCGAGGCGACGGCGCCCCCGAGGCCGTCCTCGAACTCGTCATCTAG
- the truA gene encoding tRNA pseudouridine(38-40) synthase TruA, with product MRIKLTVAYDGTEFRGWAPQAGQRTVQGTLREAVRLISGEEVEITGASRTDSGAHARGQVCHFDTKSPMPTAKWARVLNKRLPSDLAVVSATVVDESFHSRFCAMDRFYRYRIQTGVRDPHRTRFAHWYGRPLDIPAMQIGAGALTGEHDFLAFTEELEPHVINTRRELFSFRVRQVRDEVWLDVVGTAFLRGMMRRMAGALLEVGRGYRDVAEVSKLLHPEERMGVQLPVVLPANGLCLMQVRYGRFPKDNRTTTIEPLPTT from the coding sequence ATGCGCATCAAGCTCACCGTCGCCTACGACGGAACTGAATTCCGCGGTTGGGCTCCGCAAGCTGGACAGAGAACTGTTCAGGGCACATTGAGAGAAGCTGTTCGCCTTATCTCGGGCGAGGAAGTCGAGATCACCGGAGCCAGCCGCACCGACAGCGGCGCTCACGCGCGGGGACAGGTATGCCACTTCGATACGAAGTCGCCAATGCCTACCGCGAAGTGGGCGCGAGTGCTGAACAAGCGGCTTCCCTCCGACCTGGCCGTCGTCAGCGCGACCGTCGTGGATGAATCGTTCCACAGCCGGTTCTGCGCAATGGATCGATTCTATCGGTATCGAATCCAGACCGGCGTCCGGGATCCCCACCGCACGCGCTTCGCGCATTGGTATGGACGTCCTTTGGACATCCCCGCTATGCAAATCGGAGCCGGCGCGCTTACCGGGGAGCACGACTTCCTGGCGTTCACCGAAGAACTCGAACCCCACGTGATCAACACGCGGCGAGAGCTCTTCTCCTTCCGTGTTCGCCAAGTTCGAGATGAGGTGTGGCTGGACGTTGTCGGCACGGCCTTCCTACGCGGAATGATGCGGAGGATGGCGGGCGCGCTCCTGGAAGTGGGGCGAGGCTACCGAGACGTCGCAGAGGTCAGCAAGCTCCTCCACCCAGAGGAGCGGATGGGTGTCCAGTTGCCCGTAGTTCTCCCCGCAAACGGCTTATGCCTGATGCAGGTGCGATACGGCCGCTTTCCCAAAGACAACCGCACCACGACAATCGAACCGCTTCCCACGACTTAA
- the rpmJ gene encoding 50S ribosomal protein L36: MKVRASVKKICDKCKIIKRNGVVRVICQVPKHKQRQG; encoded by the coding sequence ATGAAAGTCAGGGCCAGTGTTAAAAAGATTTGCGATAAATGCAAGATCATCAAGCGCAACGGAGTTGTGCGGGTGATCTGCCAGGTTCCCAAGCATAAGCAGCGGCAGGGCTAA
- the map gene encoding type I methionyl aminopeptidase codes for MSLLKTRAQIEKMRESGRIVARTLRICSESIVPGKTTPKDLDTLAHRLIQESGGVPSFLGYRDYPAATCISVNNVVVHGIPTAVPLQEGDLISLDFGVLKDGWHADGAWTYAVGKVSPEAQRLMNVTRESLMQGIAKARVGNRIGDIGAAVQRYCESNGYGVVRELVGHGIGQKLHEEPSNVPMYGKPGKGDPIREGMTMCIEPMINQGTHRVVFLDDKWTVVTADGKLSAHFEHTIAVTRDGPEILTQE; via the coding sequence GTGAGCCTGCTCAAGACCCGCGCCCAGATCGAGAAAATGCGTGAATCCGGACGCATCGTCGCCCGAACCCTCCGCATCTGCTCCGAGAGCATCGTTCCCGGAAAGACGACCCCCAAGGACTTGGACACCCTCGCCCACCGGCTGATCCAGGAGTCCGGCGGCGTCCCGAGCTTCCTGGGATATCGCGATTATCCGGCCGCGACCTGTATTTCGGTCAACAACGTGGTCGTCCACGGCATCCCCACGGCGGTTCCGCTTCAGGAAGGGGACCTGATCTCCCTCGACTTCGGCGTGCTAAAAGATGGTTGGCATGCGGACGGAGCTTGGACCTATGCGGTCGGCAAGGTGAGCCCCGAAGCGCAACGGCTGATGAACGTGACCCGCGAGAGCCTAATGCAAGGGATCGCGAAGGCACGAGTCGGTAACCGGATCGGCGACATCGGGGCTGCCGTGCAGCGCTACTGCGAATCCAACGGCTATGGGGTCGTCCGCGAGCTCGTCGGCCACGGCATTGGGCAAAAGCTTCATGAGGAGCCGTCGAACGTGCCGATGTACGGCAAGCCCGGAAAGGGCGACCCGATCCGTGAAGGGATGACGATGTGCATCGAACCGATGATCAACCAGGGGACCCACCGGGTGGTGTTTCTGGACGACAAGTGGACGGTGGTCACCGCCGACGGCAAGCTATCGGCCCACTTCGAGCACACCATCGCGGTCACCCGCGACGGCCCCGAGATCCTGACGCAAGAGTAG